One part of the Anopheles coustani chromosome 2, idAnoCousDA_361_x.2, whole genome shotgun sequence genome encodes these proteins:
- the LOC131264567 gene encoding LOW QUALITY PROTEIN: RYamide receptor-like (The sequence of the model RefSeq protein was modified relative to this genomic sequence to represent the inferred CDS: substituted 2 bases at 2 genomic stop codons), whose protein sequence is MIKMMVTVVIVFTFCWLPFNWEGXXEFAVLMKLEASWDLLPYFWFAFHWLAMSHSCYNPIIYCYMNAYFRSDFILVLHGVPGMQQICCRISHSPPAITRNVGSSVALVGKY, encoded by the exons ATGATCAAGATGATGGTAACCGTGGTGATCGTGTTTACGTTCTGCTGGCTTCCCTTCAACTGGGAGGGGTAGTGAGAGTTCGCCGTC TTGATGAAGCTGGAAGCGTCGTGGGACCTGCTGCCATACTTCTGGTTCGCCTTTCACTGGCTCGCCATGTCGCACAGCTGCTACAACCCGATCATCTACTGCTACATGAACGCATACTTCCGCAGCGACTTCATTCTGGTGCTGCACGGCGTGCCGGGCATGCAGCAGATCTGCTGCCGCATTAGTCACTCGCCGCCGGCCATCACACGCAACGTGGGTTCCAGCGTTGCCCTCGTCGGTAAGTATTAA